In Fusarium oxysporum Fo47 chromosome IX, complete sequence, the following proteins share a genomic window:
- a CDS encoding phosphatase 2C-like domain-containing protein, whose product MFRIPSRTLRTFGPSLKRAPVGARFSSTQTSTSSNARYVWSSAAVIGTGTGVYLFNGKGTTKSLTNEVPSLKDFSSEDQIPINSPVKEFIMEDANAKLREDAHTFVFDGNGGVKGRVDFARLGSNNPIEDEWDLKTAKGVGGTNTLYAGVYDGHAGWATSKVLRAALVPYVSNALSSVTPTSSNELVDDAIKKAFVRLDDRIFRNAQEALESGQDQGSAAVIIAVAPAIAGSCALLTMYEPKTSTLRTAVAGDSRAVRGMWSPNTSKYEVDVLSKDQTGFNQDEVKRLDKEHPGEIKDMINTESGRLFGMAITRAFGDHRWKWSEELIRKVKDDFYGTAPRPNAKTQPYMTARPEVTTRKIQTEDFVILASDGLWDMMSNEDAVSCVSRWLVAKKNGKPEPFKETKFEGKLEDGWKATPEHQVIEDLDNAAVCLVKNALGGSRRGLFLGAMTTYPPMSRNVRDDMTVQVIFFKDPYEKK is encoded by the exons ATGTTTCGCATACCGTCTAGAACTCTAAGGACGTTCGGTCCATCGCTCAAGCGAGCACCGGTCGGCGCGCGCTTCTCATCAACTCAGACATCAACGTCCAGTAACGCTCGTTATGTCTGGTCATCTGCAGCAGTAATTGGCACTGGTACTGGGGTTTATCTGTTCAACGGCAAAGGCACGACGAAAAGCTTGACAAATGAGGTCCCCAGCCTGAAAGACTTCTCTTCGGAGGATCAAATTCCGATCAATTCACCTGTTAAGGAGTTCATCATGGAGGACGCAAATGCCAAGCTGCGTGAAGATGCTCACACTTTTGTCTTCGACGGGAATGGAGGTGTCAAAGGACGAGTCGACTTTGCTCGTCTTGGCAGCAACAATCCGATTGAGGATGAATGGGATCTCAAAACAGCCAAGGGCGTCGGCGGAACGAACACTCTGTACGCTGGAGTTTACGATGGACATGC AGGATGGGCAACGTCAAAAGTGTTGAGAGCTGCTCTCGTTCCATACGTATCAAATGCCTTGTCAAGCGTCACACCTACCAGCTCTAACGAGCTAGTAGACGATGCAATCAAGAAGGCATTCGTCCGTCTTGACGATCGCATCTTCAGAAACGCACAAGAAGCACTCGAATcaggccaagaccaaggctcTGCCGCCGTCATCATCGCCGTTGCACCCGCCATAGCTGGATCTTGTGCGCTCCTAACTATGTACGAACCCAAGACCTCTACTTTACGTACTGCTGTCGCAGGCGACTCTCGTGCTGTTCGCGGCATGTGGTCTCCCAACACAAGCAAATACGAAGTCGATGTTCTCAGCAAAGACCAAACTGGCTTCAACCAGGACGAAGTTAAAAGGCTCGACAAGGAACACCCTGGAGAGATCAAGGACATGATTAACACCGAGTCCGGTCGACTCTTTGGAATGGCAATCACGAGAGCGTTTGGCGACCACAGATGGAAATGGTCAGAAGAACTCATTCGCAAAGTGAAAGACGATTTCTATGGTACTGCACCGCGACCAAATGCCAAGACGCAGCCTTACATGACAGCCCGACCGGAAGTAACAACACGAAAGATCCAGACGGAAGATTTTGTAATTCTCGCGTCCGACGGTCTTTGGGATATGATGAGCAACGAGGACGCCGTGTCGTGCGTATCGCGCTGGTTAGTCGCTAAGAAGAACGGCAAGCCCGAACCCTTCAAGGAGACCAAGTTTGAGGGAAAATTGGAAGATGGATGGAAAGCTACGCCAGAGCATCAGGTTATTGAGGATCTGGACAACGCGGCTGTCTGCTTGGTCAAGAATGCTCTTGGAGGATCAAGACGGGGATTGTTCCTGGGAGCGATGACGACGTATCCGCCCATGAGCCGGAATGTGAGGGATGACATGACTGTGCaggtcatcttcttcaaggaTCCTTATGAGAAGAAGTAG